One Thermococcus sp. DNA segment encodes these proteins:
- the speD gene encoding adenosylmethionine decarboxylase: MGTIGFHYVVEAAGCDPEILADAKKLREVFLEAAKVGKMEVKMTHFFRFSPTGVSGMVVVAESHLSIHTWPEEGYAAIDVYTCGTRPDPETAVDYILDKIKAKYAHVSEIKRGIYEDDDTYTHMIMTWEEALRRNGKG, encoded by the coding sequence ATAGGGACGATCGGATTTCACTACGTTGTTGAGGCCGCCGGCTGCGATCCTGAGATACTGGCTGACGCTAAAAAGCTTAGAGAGGTCTTCCTAGAGGCGGCCAAGGTCGGTAAGATGGAGGTTAAGATGACCCACTTCTTCAGATTCTCCCCTACCGGTGTCAGCGGGATGGTGGTCGTCGCAGAGAGCCACCTCTCAATCCACACCTGGCCGGAGGAGGGCTACGCCGCAATAGACGTATACACCTGCGGTACGCGGCCCGATCCGGAGACCGCCGTTGATTACATCCTGGATAAAATAAAGGCGAAGTACGCCCACGTCTCCGAGATAAAGCGCGGCATATACGAGGACGACGACACATATACACATATGATAATGACCTGGGAAGAGGCCCTCAGAAGAAACGGAAAAGGCTAA
- a CDS encoding protein translocase subunit SecF, giving the protein MAKSKTKKAPQPSAGEAVRLKKREKLRFLSKMGYKKMILYPLAVFVIAVLILAVHFPTLGIDLKGGVVVTATGITANPDNLAKYIHDQTGVNVNVESFTGLGGSGVRVYAPAGTDPGVIISALEKRYPNAQYQHSDVSATFGKLAQKQGIKAIVLAFIGMAAVVFLFFRNPVSSTAIVFSAFSDMVIAVATMGLFGIQLTTATIAALLMLIGYTVDSNILLTTRVLRRKETDVESAYLSAVSTGFTMSTTTLVALIVLRLVSTSEVIDNIAVVLIFGLLADFMNTWIFNAGVLQWYLARNTGGGRA; this is encoded by the coding sequence ATGGCGAAGTCTAAAACCAAAAAGGCGCCTCAGCCCTCCGCGGGTGAGGCTGTTCGACTGAAGAAGCGGGAGAAGCTCAGGTTCCTCTCTAAGATGGGGTATAAAAAAATGATACTTTATCCACTGGCAGTTTTTGTTATTGCCGTCCTTATCCTGGCGGTTCACTTCCCAACCCTTGGAATAGACCTTAAGGGTGGAGTTGTGGTAACCGCAACGGGGATAACCGCAAACCCCGACAATCTGGCCAAGTACATCCACGACCAGACCGGTGTAAACGTGAACGTTGAAAGCTTCACGGGACTTGGAGGCAGCGGTGTAAGGGTGTACGCCCCGGCCGGCACCGACCCGGGGGTGATCATCAGCGCACTGGAAAAGAGGTACCCAAACGCCCAGTACCAGCACAGCGATGTCTCGGCAACCTTTGGTAAACTTGCGCAGAAGCAGGGCATCAAGGCCATAGTTCTGGCGTTTATAGGAATGGCTGCGGTGGTTTTCCTGTTCTTCCGGAACCCGGTCTCATCAACGGCAATAGTATTCTCGGCCTTCTCAGATATGGTCATAGCGGTCGCCACGATGGGGCTGTTCGGAATACAGCTCACAACCGCAACCATAGCGGCCCTTCTGATGCTCATAGGTTATACTGTTGACAGCAACATCCTCCTCACAACGAGGGTTCTCCGCAGGAAGGAAACGGACGTGGAGAGCGCGTACCTTTCGGCGGTTTCAACCGGCTTCACCATGAGCACCACAACCCTGGTGGCCCTGATAGTCCTGCGACTTGTCTCGACATCGGAGGTCATCGACAACATAGCGGTGGTTCTCATCTTCGGTCTCCTCGCGGACTTCATGAACACGTGGATCTTCAACGCGGGCGTTCTCCAGTGGTACCTGGCCAGAAACACCGGAGGTGGTAGGGCATGA
- a CDS encoding preprotein translocase subunit SecD: MKRRTKKLLHNWRILLLIIVLVGAIATLAVRPLTYGIDISGGVAIVAQTEHPVDKGTMDTVVHSLQNRLNTFGLRDISVEAQGGGGGSYQIVLVKVANVSSEAEVKALKDVIQSQGVFYMEFDGTVFGTGKDVEYVGYYKLEPAGNGVRWNVPFRISKSAASKFAKLAKGKPNWPVDMYLDPPVNALLVVPQSVYKLMNSSTFNSQAPQAPTLLQRISSAFNTTTIAYANQTAAEIAKLAKGKDKVVLVGVGENLVKPLKAMNITTRYIERGVGETDNQLIIRTLGLYGPYAVDPDLAQGIPHQDVQITGTAANRVAAEQEANTVYTVLKSGSLPVKLNVIGTEFISPRLGENFKKQAAYAGLGALIAVLLVVYLHYRRWKIAIPIASTSLFEVTIILGVAALIKWNLDLPSIAGIIAAIGTGVDQQVVITDELLGGMGQSRISRRSSLLKRMGRAFFIILASATTTIVAMAFLLFYFVGTLKGFAFTTILGVLIGVLITRPAYAEIAKYLLGED, encoded by the coding sequence ATGAAACGCAGAACCAAGAAGCTTCTTCACAACTGGAGGATACTCCTGCTTATCATCGTGCTCGTGGGGGCGATAGCCACCCTTGCGGTTAGGCCCCTCACTTACGGTATAGACATAAGCGGTGGCGTTGCCATAGTGGCCCAGACCGAGCATCCCGTTGACAAGGGCACCATGGACACCGTTGTTCACTCACTGCAGAACAGACTCAACACCTTTGGACTGCGCGACATCAGCGTGGAAGCCCAGGGCGGTGGAGGCGGCAGCTATCAGATAGTGCTGGTGAAGGTCGCCAACGTCTCCAGTGAGGCTGAGGTGAAGGCCCTCAAGGACGTTATACAGAGCCAGGGTGTCTTCTACATGGAGTTTGATGGGACCGTCTTTGGAACGGGTAAGGACGTCGAGTACGTTGGGTATTACAAGCTGGAACCGGCTGGAAACGGCGTCCGCTGGAACGTACCGTTTAGGATATCAAAGAGCGCCGCCAGCAAGTTTGCAAAGCTCGCCAAGGGCAAGCCCAACTGGCCGGTGGACATGTACCTCGATCCCCCGGTCAACGCGCTCCTCGTGGTTCCCCAGAGCGTGTACAAACTCATGAACAGCTCGACCTTCAACTCCCAGGCGCCTCAGGCACCCACCCTCCTTCAGAGGATCTCCTCTGCGTTCAACACCACAACCATTGCCTACGCAAACCAGACTGCTGCGGAGATAGCCAAGCTCGCCAAGGGCAAGGATAAGGTTGTTCTCGTCGGCGTCGGCGAGAACTTGGTGAAACCCCTGAAGGCCATGAACATAACGACCAGGTACATTGAGCGCGGTGTCGGAGAGACCGACAATCAGCTCATCATCCGCACCCTGGGACTCTACGGCCCTTACGCGGTGGATCCCGATCTCGCCCAGGGGATTCCTCACCAGGACGTTCAGATCACGGGAACCGCCGCGAACAGGGTGGCCGCTGAGCAGGAGGCCAACACCGTCTACACCGTCCTTAAGAGCGGTTCGCTACCGGTTAAGCTCAACGTTATAGGAACCGAGTTCATATCACCCAGGTTGGGGGAGAACTTCAAGAAGCAGGCCGCCTATGCCGGATTGGGCGCCCTGATAGCCGTCCTTTTGGTGGTCTACCTCCACTACAGGAGATGGAAGATAGCCATTCCAATAGCATCCACAAGCCTCTTTGAGGTCACGATAATACTCGGTGTCGCAGCGCTCATCAAATGGAACCTTGACCTTCCGAGTATAGCAGGTATCATCGCGGCCATAGGTACGGGCGTTGACCAGCAGGTCGTTATAACGGACGAGCTCCTTGGTGGGATGGGCCAGAGCAGGATCAGCAGAAGGTCGAGTCTCCTGAAGAGGATGGGACGTGCGTTCTTCATCATCCTGGCCTCCGCAACGACCACCATAGTGGCTATGGCGTTCCTGCTGTTCTACTTCGTGGGAACGCTTAAGGGCTTTGCCTTCACCACGATACTTGGGGTGCTCATCGGGGTTCTCATAACGAGACCCGCGTACGCCGAGATAGCCAAA
- a CDS encoding Nif3-like dinuclear metal center hexameric protein, translating into MNRDELVAFLDEYLNISAFPDKSSNGLQVEGRGKVERVAFAVDTTLRTIERAVKGKADMLMVHHGMIWGGLGYITGIHYKRLKALMEGGINLYAAHLPLDAHPEVGNNVGLLKLLGLEPKGPFGDYRGLSIGFYGEFEEPQPIEKVAQVIAEKLDTTVKTYEFGKRKIKTVGAISGAGAFALEEAHRKDIDLLITGEFTHADYLTAIDLPQSVLVAGHYKTETLGVKALMEVVKEKFGVNVFFIDEPTGL; encoded by the coding sequence ATGAACCGCGACGAGCTCGTTGCCTTTCTCGACGAGTATCTCAACATCTCGGCTTTTCCCGACAAATCGAGCAACGGCCTCCAGGTGGAGGGGAGGGGGAAAGTTGAGAGGGTTGCCTTTGCGGTTGATACAACGCTGAGAACCATAGAGCGGGCCGTTAAGGGAAAAGCCGACATGCTGATGGTCCACCACGGCATGATATGGGGCGGCCTTGGATACATCACCGGGATACACTACAAACGGCTGAAGGCCCTCATGGAGGGTGGAATAAACCTCTACGCTGCCCACTTGCCCCTCGACGCCCACCCAGAGGTAGGAAACAACGTCGGGCTTTTGAAGCTCCTAGGACTCGAGCCAAAGGGACCCTTTGGAGACTACAGAGGCTTAAGCATAGGCTTCTATGGAGAGTTCGAGGAGCCGCAACCGATAGAGAAAGTCGCCCAGGTAATAGCTGAAAAGCTCGATACAACCGTTAAAACCTACGAGTTCGGGAAGCGCAAAATTAAAACCGTTGGGGCAATAAGTGGGGCAGGGGCTTTCGCTTTGGAAGAAGCCCACAGAAAGGACATCGACCTCCTTATAACTGGAGAGTTCACCCACGCGGATTATCTAACGGCCATCGACCTGCCCCAGAGCGTTCTCGTTGCTGGCCACTACAAGACCGAGACACTCGGAGTTAAGGCACTGATGGAGGTCGTGAAAGAAAAGTTTGGGGTGAACGTTTTCTTCATAGACGAGCCAACCGGGCTCTGA
- a CDS encoding YkgJ family cysteine cluster protein: MRFKPRPFREPVSFRCLYCLDCCRGRHVYLTLKDIEEIAKTGHDPQDFVTFSVEGNRIRFVLSVREWDLGCIFHDPETGRCRVHDANPIICRIYPFMVSRKPLGVEGEKPFHYKGQELWLYYDEGCPGINAEGSDTTITPEEIAELGLGFEMEFERTDMDGFVKLLDGLDD, encoded by the coding sequence ATGCGCTTCAAACCCAGGCCCTTCCGGGAACCGGTGTCCTTCAGGTGTCTCTACTGCCTCGACTGCTGCAGAGGGAGGCACGTGTATCTGACGCTGAAGGACATTGAGGAGATAGCGAAGACCGGCCATGACCCCCAGGATTTCGTAACGTTCTCGGTTGAGGGAAATAGGATACGCTTCGTTCTCAGCGTTAGGGAGTGGGATTTGGGCTGCATTTTCCACGACCCGGAGACCGGGAGGTGTCGGGTACACGACGCCAACCCCATAATCTGCCGTATCTATCCATTCATGGTCTCCCGCAAGCCCCTCGGCGTTGAGGGAGAAAAGCCGTTTCACTACAAAGGCCAAGAACTGTGGCTCTATTACGATGAGGGCTGCCCGGGAATAAACGCGGAGGGGTCGGACACGACGATAACTCCTGAGGAGATAGCGGAGCTCGGCCTTGGGTTCGAGATGGAGTTCGAGCGTACTGATATGGACGGCTTTGTGAAGTTGCTCGATGGGCTTGACGACTAA